The sequence CACCTGAGCCggggggtgaggagagcggggcggggggggagctgAGCGGACCCTCCCGGCGGGCTCCCGGGCGCTGCcgcccggcggcgcgggcggaGCAAGAGCGCCTGGACGGCGGGTGGGAGCcaggcggggcgcgggcggcggcggggccgcccctcGGGGCAGGCGCGGCCGGTGGCTccccccggccggggcggcggtTGGTTTCTCCTGTCAGCGGAGGCAGGGCCAGGCGGGGCGAGGGTGGGCGCGGAGttggcggcggggccgggggcagtcggcggcggcggctcgcTCCGGCGGAGTTTGCTCCGGAcgcggggcgggagcggcggcggtgGGAGGTGAGGGACGGGGACCGGAcggggctcggctcggctcggcggtGGGTTTTGCGGGCGGGAGTTTGCACCGGTCGTggcggggagcggaggggagaGCCTGGGGCGGGGGCGGCAGGTGGGGAGCTGCGGGACGCGGTGGGGGGCGGCGGGTTAGACCCTTCCCTCCGTGCTCCGCCAGCTGAGCCGCCGGCCGGGTGGAGAGGAGGCGGCGTGACCTGGAAGCTGTGGGGGGAAACTTGTTCCTCGGCGGGTTCCCCCGCGCTGcctcggggccggggccgcccgggcgAGCCACGTGTCGGGGGCAGGGGGCGaggtgcggggccgggggagggcggGTGGGCGCGGGCGAGCGgagccgcgccgccccgccgctgccctctccctttccctttcctcccctgccGCAGGTCTGGCTGCGGGAagcggagcggagccgagcCAGCCCCGGAGGAGAAGCGCCCGGAGAAGGGGCTGCCCGGAGCGGGCAGCGCCCCGGCGGGAGCCGCCGCTCGCCTCGCCTCCCCTCGCCGCCCAGAGCCGAAGGCGCCCGGAGGGGAAAGTTgtgggcggggccgggccgggcgcgaTGCCGGGGCGCGGCGtgctctgcctggggctgctACTGCACGTCCTGCTGGGCTGCGGCTCGGCGCAGCAGCCCGGCGGCTGCCCGGCCCTCTGCGAGTGCTCCGAGACGGCCAAGACGGTGAAGTGCGTGAACAGGAACCTGACGGCGGTGCCGCCCGACCTGCCCTCCTACGTCCGCAACCTCTTCATCACCGGCAACCGCCTGGCCCGCCTGCCGGCCGGCGCCTTCCCCGCCCAGCGCCTGCCCGACCTCAGCGCCCTCAACCTCAGCGGCAACCACCTGCGGGCCGTGGAGGCCGGCGCCCTcgcggccctgcccgccctgcgGCAGCTGGACCTCAGCGGCAACCCCCTGGTCTCCCTCAGTCCGCAGGCCTTCGGGGAGGGCGGCAGCCCGCTGGAGGAGCTGGTCCTCCGCGGGGCCCTGCGCAACCACAGCGTCCTCCTCAGCCTGGCCGCCGTGCTGCAGTCCGGGGCCCTGCGCAACCTCAGCCGCCTGGAGCTGACCGACAacgggctgctgctgctgcccgctgGCATGTTCacggccctgcccgccctgcgGCAGCTGGACCTCAGCAACAACTCCCTGGTGGGCCTGCGAAACGTCTCCTTCCAGGGGCTGGGCCAGCTGCAGAGCCTCAACCTCAGCGACAACTCCCTGGGCGTGCTGAGGAATGGCACCCTGGACCAGTTCCGTGGCCTGCCCGCCCTCCGGCGCATCGGCCTGGGCCGCAACACCTGGGTCTGTGACTGCGCCATCGAGGACCTGGTGGCCTGGCTCAAGGAGAGCGACCAGGTGGAGGGCAAAGAAGCCCTGACCTGCACTTACCCCGACAAGATGCTGGGCAAAGCCCTGCTGAAGATCAACGTCTCAGACCTCAACTGCTCCGTGCCCGTAGACCTGCCTTCCCAGCTACAGACTTCGTACGTCTTCCTAGGGATAGTCTTGGCTCTCATCGGGGCCATTTTCCTCCTGGTTTTGTACTTGAACCGAAAAGGAATCAAAAAGTGGATGCACAACATCAGAGATGCCTGTAGGGATCACATGGAGGGCTACCACTACAGATACGAGATCAATGCAGACCCCAGGTTAACAAACCTCAGCTCCAACTCGGATGTCTGACAAAGCGCCGCGGACGCAGGGCAGCGCACAGTAGCTATGCATGAAAAGTAGACTTACGCTTTACCCTCGTGCTTGCTTCCCTCTCCCTGGAGAAATCTCAGACGTGCTTGTAACATGAGGGGGATATTCCTCCCTGTGACGTCAAGTTCAATTTTGTTTTGAGACGCTGGGCAGCTGCGCATGGCGTTGGGCTGTATGTAGGAAACGAGCTGCTACTTCTCTTCCTCCTTACCTGTCTGTACTTGtgggaaatttttttcaagatCTCAAAAAAAGGATTCTCTCTGATGCTCCAAAGCCACCAGAGTTTATAAAAAATTTACTGATGCAGACACTATTCAACAAAAGCTGCCTCaactttttgggaaaaaaacgTTATGTTCCTCTCTGCTAGTTTTGATCTTGTATATCCGAATTGTGATGACAACGATTCCATTTCATAGACTACcttgagatttaaaaaaacaaagaaactccTTTTAACAACTCCTCTGttacaaagaaggaaataaaatagtgAGCATGCACAAATACTTTCTAGTTTTACATGTTAGGAAACTTAACGATCTCAGTAAGTCTCTTACTATTTTGTAAAGTTATTTTTGATTGCGGTTTACATGAaaagagaggggttttttatACAAACTGCATCTAAACTCCATCTGAACTGTTAAATTCAATAAACAGTCTTACAAGAACTGTTGTGTTGAAGTTTGCTGTTCGATGAGAAATTTATGGACATCTAAGAATGTGGATAGCTTTATAGTCTCTGAAGTAATAGCCCTGCAGTAGTAATCTGAATACAATTTTATACAAATGTGTAGCTTAAAGACGTAAATGTTTGACAATTTTGTGAAATATGCTAGGAGAATTACACCAATCAATGATGAGAGCATTTTCACTTGGCATAAACCCCCTGGTCTGCTCTCTCAAAACAACTGCAGAATGTTGAGACAGATGCTAGGGTCTACCTTGCTGGGAAGGTACAAGAATTTACATAAGGTCTTCTctaccaaatttaaaaaaatcattcagaTTAAGTTGTGGAGTTTGTAGGCTAAATAAAATTTTACCTGAATGGAAttgtttattataaaaaaaCATACTTTCATGTCCTGAACTAAATTAAATGCAGCTCAGTCATGTAGTCGGCAAGCTTCAGGCTTGTAAATCAATGCAGCACTTATTAAATTAAGTGCTTACCGTTTCATTTTAAGCTCTCGGTACTCGTGAAGTTCTGTAGTGGTCTACATCGAGTAACTTGATGGAACTTTACATTTATCTTAAAGCTTATAACAGGTGCAT comes from Ciconia boyciana chromosome 3, ASM3463844v1, whole genome shotgun sequence and encodes:
- the TPBG gene encoding trophoblast glycoprotein translates to MPGRGVLCLGLLLHVLLGCGSAQQPGGCPALCECSETAKTVKCVNRNLTAVPPDLPSYVRNLFITGNRLARLPAGAFPAQRLPDLSALNLSGNHLRAVEAGALAALPALRQLDLSGNPLVSLSPQAFGEGGSPLEELVLRGALRNHSVLLSLAAVLQSGALRNLSRLELTDNGLLLLPAGMFTALPALRQLDLSNNSLVGLRNVSFQGLGQLQSLNLSDNSLGVLRNGTLDQFRGLPALRRIGLGRNTWVCDCAIEDLVAWLKESDQVEGKEALTCTYPDKMLGKALLKINVSDLNCSVPVDLPSQLQTSYVFLGIVLALIGAIFLLVLYLNRKGIKKWMHNIRDACRDHMEGYHYRYEINADPRLTNLSSNSDV